The Methylomicrobium agile genome has a segment encoding these proteins:
- a CDS encoding sterol desaturase family protein, producing the protein MLNIIEIYSTLQSSLSAWHMQFPDNWPFVCVILGFTLLSLAEIQRPTLRQRPEQTLAAYRVNLGLFVVNSVLMSALSITGLWFALEHFSGEGPLDGIRSHGWKALLGFLLLDLLLYAWHRVCHRFDGLWLFHKVHHSDPYLNVSTAFRIHIVEMVMTTVLKALYIVLLGIDKTVVFAYETVYPLFVMFHHTNIAFPGEKWLGQMIVTPYLHRVHHSRERSEHDSNYGAILSIWDWLFLSRKEVEPAAVGIEQAVPPTVWGLVKFGFVNTAPPAPVPACAGAVTVNIHTMIAEAAYYKAEKRAFSPGYELYDWLEAKREILSQIQRDHNQFQGDRYMNC; encoded by the coding sequence ATGCTAAACATCATCGAAATTTATTCCACCCTGCAATCCTCCCTGTCGGCCTGGCACATGCAGTTCCCCGACAATTGGCCGTTCGTTTGTGTGATTTTGGGATTTACTCTGCTGTCGCTTGCCGAAATTCAGCGGCCCACCCTGCGGCAACGGCCCGAACAAACCCTTGCCGCCTATCGCGTTAATTTGGGACTATTTGTCGTCAACAGCGTGCTGATGTCTGCTTTGTCGATAACCGGCCTGTGGTTTGCGCTGGAGCATTTTTCCGGAGAAGGCCCGCTGGACGGAATCCGTAGCCACGGCTGGAAAGCGCTGCTGGGCTTTTTGCTGCTGGATTTGCTTTTGTATGCATGGCATCGGGTCTGCCATCGGTTCGACGGATTATGGCTGTTCCACAAGGTCCACCACAGCGATCCCTATCTGAATGTATCGACCGCTTTCAGGATTCATATTGTCGAGATGGTGATGACCACCGTGCTCAAAGCCTTATACATTGTTCTGCTCGGCATCGACAAAACGGTCGTATTCGCTTACGAAACGGTCTATCCGCTGTTCGTGATGTTCCACCATACGAATATCGCCTTTCCGGGCGAGAAATGGCTCGGCCAGATGATCGTGACGCCGTATCTGCATCGCGTTCATCATTCGCGCGAACGGTCGGAGCACGACAGTAATTACGGGGCGATCCTTTCGATCTGGGACTGGTTGTTTCTGTCGCGTAAAGAGGTCGAGCCGGCAGCCGTCGGGATCGAGCAAGCGGTGCCGCCAACGGTGTGGGGATTGGTCAAATTCGGTTTCGTGAATACCGCACCGCCGGCACCGGTTCCTGCCTGTGCCGGCGCGGTCACGGTGAATATCCACACCATGATTGCCGAAGCGGCGTACTACAAAGCCGAAAAGCGGGCGTTTTCGCCGGGCTACGAATTATACGACTGGCTCGAAGCGAAGAGGGAAATCCTCAGCCAGATCCAGCGTGACCACAATCAGTTCCAGGGCGATCGCTATATGAATTGTTGA
- a CDS encoding PAS domain S-box protein, translating to MHQPNELPKAKIVIAEWECSDDACVWPPRIKHINVAASELLGFDEKEVADKSFHLLCPENENQPWQQVFSRLLESGDDQYVIAGVATRSGRLIKSQLSLSRLITKDPDLINVLILIREFGNKLLLDATGEEESRLSSAASGACMDVESALIESEKRFRQMAEMTGEWLWEQDPDGFYIYSSTAVYQILGYRPDQVIGKHYTEFLTAQDKAEQLFYATSQEPFYSLINHYQHRDGHEVITESTGLPIVDASGKLLKWRGVDRDITARKQFQDALIESEKRIRMIIESSLNAIVIMDAHGLIRDWNQKAEQMFGWSREEALGQRLEELIIPERFRRAHRQGVENFLRSGEGPVLNRLIEQTALRRSGAEFPIELSISPLREGNTFIFSGFIHDISARKAAEQQIRQAQVKLAVARNEIEIARKIQTTLSPSSPIRNDQFEVVGRCLPADRVGGDYYDYFSHGGRHLELVIADVSGHAIGPALFMVETRSAIRANAGGVESPAAKLSVLNNFLFEDLDKSDFFLTLFYLQYDIDNRLIRYANAGHPPPLLCRQRHQTCFPLDAEGLIVGVTEQVAFEEKCLPLEPGDIILFYTDGLIEAENDGGDFFGMQRVENLLLEHCRDDPEALIDAFLARLQQFCRTDSFKDDITLMVFKCR from the coding sequence TTGCATCAGCCCAATGAACTTCCGAAAGCCAAGATCGTGATTGCCGAATGGGAATGTTCGGACGATGCCTGCGTCTGGCCTCCGCGGATCAAGCACATCAATGTCGCGGCATCCGAGCTTTTGGGCTTCGACGAGAAGGAGGTGGCGGACAAATCTTTCCATCTGCTCTGTCCGGAAAACGAAAATCAACCCTGGCAGCAAGTCTTTTCGCGTTTGCTCGAATCGGGCGACGATCAGTATGTGATCGCCGGCGTGGCGACCCGTAGCGGACGGCTGATCAAATCCCAACTATCGCTGTCGCGCTTGATTACAAAAGATCCGGATTTGATCAATGTATTGATCCTGATCCGGGAATTCGGCAATAAACTTCTTTTGGATGCCACAGGAGAGGAGGAATCCAGGCTTTCTTCCGCGGCCTCGGGAGCGTGCATGGATGTCGAATCGGCGCTGATCGAGAGCGAGAAACGTTTTCGGCAGATGGCCGAGATGACCGGGGAATGGCTTTGGGAACAGGATCCCGACGGTTTCTATATTTACTCCAGCACGGCGGTTTACCAGATCTTGGGTTACCGGCCCGATCAGGTCATCGGCAAGCACTACACCGAATTTTTAACCGCGCAGGACAAGGCCGAGCAACTGTTTTACGCGACCAGCCAGGAGCCGTTCTACAGCCTGATCAACCACTACCAGCACCGGGACGGCCATGAAGTGATCACCGAGTCCACCGGCTTGCCGATCGTCGACGCCAGCGGAAAACTGCTTAAGTGGCGCGGCGTCGACCGCGACATTACGGCCCGAAAGCAATTCCAGGATGCCTTGATCGAAAGCGAAAAACGCATTCGGATGATTATCGAGAGTTCGCTGAATGCGATTGTAATCATGGATGCTCACGGGCTTATCCGGGACTGGAATCAAAAGGCCGAACAGATGTTCGGCTGGAGCCGCGAAGAAGCGCTCGGACAGCGTCTGGAAGAACTGATCATTCCCGAACGGTTCCGCAGGGCGCATCGGCAGGGCGTGGAGAATTTTTTGCGCAGCGGCGAGGGCCCCGTTTTGAATCGCCTGATCGAACAGACCGCCTTGCGCCGCAGCGGCGCGGAGTTTCCGATCGAACTGAGCATCTCGCCGCTCAGGGAAGGCAATACCTTCATCTTCAGCGGATTCATCCACGATATCAGCGCGCGCAAGGCTGCCGAACAGCAGATTCGCCAGGCTCAGGTCAAACTGGCGGTCGCGCGCAACGAAATCGAGATTGCGCGCAAGATTCAGACGACACTCTCCCCGTCAAGCCCGATCCGCAACGACCAATTCGAAGTCGTGGGCCGCTGTTTGCCGGCCGACCGGGTCGGCGGCGACTATTACGACTATTTCAGCCACGGCGGCCGCCATCTGGAACTGGTGATTGCCGACGTATCGGGCCATGCGATCGGGCCGGCGCTGTTTATGGTCGAGACGCGCAGCGCGATCCGCGCGAATGCGGGCGGGGTCGAGTCGCCGGCGGCGAAGCTGAGCGTGTTGAACAATTTCCTGTTTGAGGATCTCGACAAATCGGACTTCTTCCTGACCCTGTTCTATCTGCAATACGACATCGACAACCGGCTGATCCGTTATGCGAATGCGGGCCATCCTCCGCCTTTATTATGTCGGCAACGCCACCAGACCTGCTTCCCGCTGGATGCCGAGGGTTTGATCGTGGGCGTTACCGAACAGGTCGCTTTTGAAGAGAAATGCCTGCCGCTGGAACCGGGAGACATCATTTTGTTTTACACCGACGGTTTAATCGAAGCCGAAAACGATGGCGGCGATTTTTTCGGAATGCAGCGGGTCGAGAACCTGCTGCTCGAACATTGCCGGGACGATCCTGAAGCGCTGATCGATGCTTTTCTGGCTCGCCTGCAGCAGTTTTGCCGGACCGATTCGTTCAAGGACGATATTACGTTGATGGTTTTCAAATGCCGTTGA
- the hisB gene encoding imidazoleglycerol-phosphate dehydratase HisB, translating into MDPRTARVERNTLETQIKISLNLDGTGKARFVTGVPFLDHMLDQIARHGLIDIEVDAQGDLEIDAHHTVEDIGITLGQAFAQAVGDKKGIVRYGHAYVPLDEALSRVAIDLSGRPGLFYEVKFPRAMIGRFDVDLFREFFQGFVNHAGVTLHIDNLKGVNAHHIAETIFKALGRALRMAVAHDPRMAGIMPSTKGSL; encoded by the coding sequence ATGGACCCACGCACTGCTCGCGTCGAACGCAACACGCTCGAAACGCAAATCAAGATCAGCCTGAATCTGGACGGGACCGGCAAAGCCCGGTTTGTCACCGGCGTTCCGTTTCTGGACCACATGCTGGATCAAATCGCCAGGCACGGCCTGATCGATATCGAGGTCGATGCGCAAGGCGATCTCGAAATCGACGCGCACCATACCGTCGAAGACATCGGCATCACGCTCGGCCAAGCCTTCGCGCAGGCGGTCGGCGACAAGAAAGGCATCGTTCGCTATGGCCATGCGTATGTACCGCTCGACGAAGCCCTCTCGCGTGTCGCAATCGATCTGTCCGGCCGCCCGGGGCTCTTCTATGAAGTCAAATTTCCGCGCGCCATGATCGGACGCTTCGATGTCGATCTGTTCAGGGAATTTTTCCAGGGTTTCGTCAACCATGCCGGAGTGACGCTGCACATCGATAATTTGAAAGGCGTCAACGCCCATCACATCGCCGAAACGATCTTTAAAGCCCTGGGACGCGCGCTGCGAATGGCGGTCGCTCACGACCCGCGCATGGCCGGCATCATGCCCTCCACGAAAGGCAGCCTTTAA
- a CDS encoding class II fumarate hydratase — translation MTSSYRIEKDSLGQIRVPSSALYGAQTQRAVENFPVSGLTLPPNFIQAIALIKKIAAEINAELGELDEARSAAIVEAAQEIIDGRHADQFPVDVFQTGSGTSTNMNVNEVIASLASRKAGVEIHPNDHVNRGQSSNDVMPTAIHLSAALACHRDLLPALTHLAEAVETKSAAVSEILKTGRTHLMDALPLRMSQEMGGWALQIRNGRERIEAALVRIYRLAQGGTAVGTGANAHPEFAARFTEALRNGTGLPFSPNGSFFESLSCQDASVELSGQLKVVAVSLLKIANDLRWMNSGPLAGLGEIELPALQPGSSIMPGKVNPVIPEAAAMAAVQIIGNDAAIALAGASGNFQLNVMLPVIAYNLLQSIEILGNACRLLADKAIKEFKVRTEKLAEPLAKNPMLATALNPVVGYGKAAEIAKAAYRQRRPIIDVAAEMTGLSRGELEKLLDPARLVGK, via the coding sequence GCGGCCTGACTTTGCCGCCAAACTTCATCCAGGCCATCGCGCTGATCAAGAAAATCGCGGCGGAGATCAACGCAGAGCTGGGCGAGCTGGATGAAGCGCGGAGCGCGGCGATTGTCGAGGCCGCGCAGGAGATTATCGACGGCCGGCACGCCGACCAGTTTCCGGTCGACGTATTCCAGACGGGCTCCGGCACCAGCACGAACATGAACGTGAACGAAGTGATTGCGTCCCTGGCAAGCCGGAAGGCGGGCGTCGAGATTCATCCGAACGACCATGTGAACCGCGGCCAAAGCAGCAACGACGTGATGCCGACCGCGATTCATCTGAGCGCCGCGCTCGCCTGCCATCGCGACCTGCTGCCTGCGCTGACGCATCTGGCCGAAGCGGTCGAAACGAAATCGGCCGCCGTTAGCGAAATCCTGAAGACCGGCCGCACGCACTTGATGGACGCGCTGCCGCTGCGAATGAGCCAGGAGATGGGCGGCTGGGCGCTGCAGATTCGGAACGGCAGGGAAAGAATCGAGGCGGCGCTGGTCAGGATTTACCGGCTGGCGCAGGGCGGCACCGCAGTCGGCACCGGCGCCAACGCACATCCCGAATTCGCGGCAAGGTTTACGGAGGCGTTGCGCAACGGCACGGGCCTGCCGTTCAGTCCGAACGGCTCGTTTTTCGAAAGCCTGAGCTGCCAGGACGCCAGCGTCGAATTATCGGGCCAGTTGAAAGTGGTTGCGGTGAGCCTGCTCAAGATCGCGAACGACCTGCGCTGGATGAACAGCGGTCCGTTGGCGGGCCTTGGAGAGATCGAACTGCCCGCCTTGCAGCCTGGCAGCAGTATCATGCCGGGCAAGGTCAATCCGGTGATTCCGGAAGCGGCCGCGATGGCCGCCGTCCAGATAATCGGCAACGATGCGGCGATTGCGCTGGCCGGCGCATCCGGCAATTTCCAGTTGAACGTGATGCTGCCGGTGATCGCCTACAATCTGCTGCAAAGCATCGAGATACTCGGCAATGCCTGCCGACTGCTGGCCGACAAGGCAATCAAGGAATTCAAGGTGCGGACTGAAAAACTCGCGGAGCCGCTGGCGAAAAATCCGATGCTGGCGACCGCGTTGAATCCGGTCGTCGGCTATGGCAAAGCCGCGGAAATTGCGAAGGCCGCTTATCGGCAACGGCGTCCGATCATCGACGTGGCGGCGGAAATGACCGGTCTGTCGCGCGGAGAACTCGAGAAACTGCTGGATCCGGCCCGTCTGGTCGGAAAATAA